The window GGTCGGTTACCTTCCGCGCGGGCCGAAGCACGCGACCGTCGTGACGGATGCGGCCGAGCCGCTCGTCTGGACACTCGAGGACGCGAGCGGCGCCACTGTCGCGACCGGCGCCACGACGCCCGCCGGGTTCGACGCGAGCGCCGGGGTCGATGTGCACAAGATCGACTTCTCCGACGTCACAGCCACCGGTGACGGGATGCGGCTGCGCGTCGGCGCCGAGCTGAGCCATCCGTTCCGCATCGCCGCCGACGTGTTCCAGTCGCTGCGCACCGACTCGCTGCGCTTCTTCTACACGAACCGATCCGGCATCGCGATCGACGGCGACATCGCGGGCGCCGAGTACGCGCGTCCCGCAGGACACCTGAACGAGGGCGCGAACCAGGGCGACAGCAACGTCGGCTGTCTCGAGCCGCAGACCTGGTCCGACGGCTGGACGTGCTCCGACCGTCACGACGTCACGGGCGGCTGGTACGACGCGGGAGACCACGGCAAGTACGTGGTCAACGGCGGCATCGCCGTCGCCCAGCTGCTGTCGGCGTACGAGCGCTCGCTTCCCGCCGGCACCGAGGCCGCCCTCGGCGACTCGACCCTGGCTGTACCGGAGCGCGGCAACGGCACCCCCGACATCCTCGACGAGTCGCGGTGGGAGCTGGAGTTCCTGCTCAAGATGCAGGTTCCCGCGGGCGATCCGCTGGCGGGGATGGCCTGGCACAAGGTCACCGATCGCGCGTGGACGGGCCTTCCGCTGATGCCGCACGAAGACCCGCAGGAGCGGCTGCTGCACCGCCCGTCGACGGCGGCCACGCTGAACCTCGCCGCCACGGCCGCGCAGGCGTCGCGCCTGTTCGAGCCGTACGACGCGGCCTTCGCATCCCGCCTGCGCGAGGCGGCCGAGACGGCGTACGACGCGGCTCTCGCACACCCTGACCTCCTCGCACCCGAGGAGGACGGCGTGGGCGGCGGCACGTACGCCGACGACACCGTCACCGACGAGTTCTACTGGGCGGCGGCGGAGCTCTACCTCACCACCGGCAGCGACCGCTACCGCGACGAGGTGGAGAACAACCCGCTGCACACCGCCGACATCTTCACGGCCGGCGGCTTCTACTGGGGCGACGTGGCGGCCCTCGGGCGCATGCAGCTCGCGCGCTTCGGCACGGACCTGCCAGACATCGACCGCATCCGTCAGTCGGTCGTGGATGCGGCCGAGAAGCTCATCGCCGATCAGAAGGCGCAGCCGTTCGGTCAGCCGTACGCCCCGAAGGAAGGCCTGTACGACTGGGGCTCGAACTCGGCCGTGCTGAACAACCAGGTCGTGCTGGCCACGGCGTTCGATCTGACGCAACGCCCGCGCTACGCGGACGCGGTCATCGAGGCGTACGACTACCTGTTCGGTCGCAACGTGCTGGGCCAGTCGTACGTGACCGGTTACGGCACGAACGACTCGCGCAACCAGCACAGCCGCTGGTACGCGCACGCGCTCGACCCGCAGCTGCCGCATCCGCCGATCGGCACGGTGGCCGGCGGACCGAACTCGTCGATCCAGGATCCGGTCGCGAGCGCCTGGCTCGCGGGGTGCGCACCGCAGGCCTGCTACGTCGACGACATCGGCGCGTGGTCGGTGAACGAGATCACGGTCAACTGGAACTCCGCGCTCGCGTGGGTGGCGTCCTTCGTCGCCGACCTCGGTGACGGCTTCGTCGCGGTGACCCCTGTCGCGGTCGACGACACCGCATCCGGAGCACCGGGCGAGCCGATCACCGTCGAACCGCTCGCCAACGACCGCGCCGGCGACGCCGACATCCCCTTGGATGCCGCGACCCTGACGCTGCTGGATGGCACCGGTGACGCTTCGGCCCGGGCGGCCGCGGCTCCCGTGACCTCGGTGACGATCACGGGCCAGGGTCGCTACGACCTCGACGGTGAGCGCATCGTGTTCACCCCCGAGGCCGACTTCGTCGGGACGGCGACCCCCGTCACGTACCGCGTGGCGGACACCCGAGGCACCGAGGTGACCGCGACGTTCACGCCCACGGTGCGGGCGGCCGCCGCATCCGATCCGTCGACCGCGGTGCCGGCCACGCCGGGACGCGGGTCCCTGCCGCAGACCGGCGTCGACACCTCACCCCTGTGGGCGATCGGGGCAGCCGCGCTCGCGTTGCTCGGCGCGGGAGCGTACCTCGTGCGACGTCGCCGCCGCGCGGCCTGAGCGCATGACGAAGCCCCGGCGGGATCACCCGTCGGGGCTTCGTCGCGCCGACTGCGGATGCAGCGCTCCCGCAGGCCCTCCCACACAGGGAGTTCCGACGGGGCATCGTCACACGCGGGCGTGCCGCACTACTGAACGCGGCGGCGGCGGGCGATCAGAACGAGCGTGCCGAGTCCAAGCAGCGTGATGGCCACGAAGACACTCACCCCCGCCTCGTTCCCCGTCGACGCAAGATGCGCGGGAAGGAGCGCGGCGGAATCTGCGGACGGCGTCGGCGTCGGCGTCGGCGTCGGCGTCGGCGTCGGCGTCGGCGTCGGCGTCGACTCGTGAACAACGGAGATCGACCGCGGTGAAGAGACACTGCTGGCGGTGGCTGTGCAATCCGCCGTACCGGTTACCCGCGCAGTCAACTCATGCCCCGCGTCCTCGTCCCGTACCCGGTAGGTCGGCCCTGTGGCGTCCGCGATGAGCACATCGTCGCGAAGCCACTGATAAGACCTGCGCTGAGGAGCGGGCTGCCAGCTCGTCGTCTCGGCAGCAAGCAGAGCACCGACCTCCGAATCACCCACGACCGTTACTGATGTGTCGGTGAACTGACCCAACGACACGGAGAGGGAGAGCGCCACCGTATCCGCGGTCGCGCCTGCCTTCGGAGACACGCCGTTCAGCGCCCGAACGATCAGCGAGATGTCTGCGGGCTGGAAGGCTGTGCCGCTGATCGCACCGGTCGATTCGTCGAACGCAAGACCGGCCGGCAGCACCCCATCGACGATCTCGAACTGAGAGACAGGAGGTGTCCCCGTCGCCACCAGCGGCGCGGTGGCGATCGGCTGGCAGACGAGTGCGCTCGTGCCCGTGGAGGTCGATGAGATCCGCGGCGCCCAGATCTGCGTCAGCGCGACGATGCCGCGGAACGGATCGATCGTATCTACACCGTTCTGGTCTCCGTAGAAGTAGCCCAGGGAGTACACGGTGGAGTCGGCGGCGACTGCGATGGCAATCGTGGACATCGGCTGCGCGGGAGCGTAGACGACGCCACGTTCCGCGATCCGCTTTCCCGGCGCCGCGAGATCGTCGAGAGAGCGCACCTCGATGTCACCAGCCTGGTTCGCCGAGTAGAGGAGCCCGTCTGCTCCGATCACCGCATAGTTCGCGGTGTCACCGATGTCGTATGACTCGACGGTTGCCCCGTCCACAGAGACGATACGCAGTTTGTCCCGGTCGCCCCACAGCAGTCTGCCATCGGGGGCGAGGTTCAGCTGAAATCCTGCCTGGCCCGGGTTGGCGAGCCCTGGTACCGCGGTCAGCGTCGTCGCACCGGTCGCGATGTCGAGGGTGACGATGTTCGTCTGCACCCCATCGGGCGAACTGAGCATCGCGAACCGGCCATCCGCGAGCCGCACCAGGCCATAGCCGCTGACGCCATCCGCGAGCGGGTAGCGTCCGATCTCAGAACCCGTCGCGGTGAGGTGCAAGAGCGCGGATGTCGCCCCATGCCCGACAACCCACACGGAACCGTCTGGGTCGGCCAAGAGACCTTGGGGATAGCCTCGATAGCTCTCTGGCCCATCGGGGAAGATCGCCATCGAGTCGAGCAGTTCTCCCGTCTGTGGGTCGTATCGGAGGATCGCCGCCGAACTGCCCGACGAGTAGTCCGCCATGACGTACATCGACCCGTCTGCACCGAACGCCGCGCTCGTACCGACACCGAAGGCGGGTTGCCCCTCGGCACCATCGCGATCTGTCGTCCAGTGGAGTGCGTACCGGTAGTCCCCGTCATCGCCGACCGGTTGAGGTGGCGACGCCCACGCCGCCGTTGGCCCCGCCAAGAGCGCGACCATCGCGACGATCGCCGCGGTCGTCCTCCGTCCGCCGCGTCGCGACCTCCGCTGTCGTATTCCCATCGCCTCCGCCTCTCCTGGCTCATTCGGAAGAGGCCGATGCTCTCCCTAGATGTAGGAGTCGGCGTCGGCGGGCATGTCACACCTCTTTATCGAGTTTCCTTGCAGGAGTTCCCCGTGACTTCTGGAGCATCCATCGCACGATGCCCGTGAAAAGAACACCCGGCCTCACTTCCGGGAGAGTGGAGTCGATTCTTCTCGAGAGCGCGCGGATTCGTGCGCGGCTTAGAGGTCACGCGTGACCTTCATCGCGGTGCGAGCGCGCCTCGCGGCGGGCGGTCGTTGGAACGGCGAAAGGCTCTGCGGCGCGAGTTGGCGTCAGCCCCAGAGACGGGCAGCGTCGTGGTCTGCGTGAACGAGTGCCCCGTCCGCCGAACGTGCCGCGTCCGGGGCTGAGCGGAGGGCATCTTTCAGCGATGGATCTGACCCTCGAGAGATGGGAGCCGGGTGCTGTTCGGTGGGCGCCGACGACTAGTGCGCGGCGTCGTATGCGTCGAGAACGGCTGCAGGAACGCGTCCGCGGGCGCTCACTTCGTGACCGTTCGCCGCCGCCCATTCGCGTACGGCTCCGAGGTCGCGCGTATCCTTCTTCGAGGTCCGGCCGCGGGTCGTCATGCGCGACGCGCTGCCGATGGAACGGCCCGCCTTGATGAACGGCGCGAGAGCTTCACGGAGCTTCTCAGCGTTCTTCTCGGAAAGGTCGATTTCGTACGAACGACCCTCCAGAGAGAAGTGAATCGTCTTTCCCTCCTCGAGAATTTCGCCGTCGAGGTCGTCAATGAGTCGGGTGAAATGCTGCTTGGCCATAGCCAGAGAGTATGACACATCCCGCTTTTGCGATTCCCCGACTTGCGAAGGGAATTCGCGTGGGTTCGGTTCTCCCCGACATCCCCATGACTCGCCCCGGCATGTCCGAAGACATGATTCCTTGGAAGGATCTGCCTCGTGGGACGTCCCAGTAAGTACCCGCGCGAGTTTCGTGAGCGCGCTGTCCGTATGGTCGCCGAGGTTCGGTCCGACTACTCGAGTGAGTACGCGGCGATGACCGCGGTCGCGCAGATGCTCGGCATCGGGTCGCCGGAGACGATCCGGACGTGGATCCGCCGCAATCAGGTCGATGCCCGCGAACGCCCCGGTATAAGGACCGAAGCATCGGAGGAGATCAAGCAGCTCAAGCGGGAGAACGCTGAGCTACGGCGGGCGAACGAGATCTTGAAGGCGGCTTCGGCTCTCTTCGCGGCCGAGCT is drawn from Microbacterium binotii and contains these coding sequences:
- a CDS encoding glycoside hydrolase family 9 protein; translation: MRRDLAVLMIGALATAGAVSLPTAASAAPTDYVQNGTFTSGHEPWWSAGVDAFRTDGGVFCADVPATANPWDVLIGQSDLPLTAGVDYILKADVRASDPATLVTQVAPKVADASFSTYTSQTASLTDAWQTLSYTFTARDFGQGTISDLQFRLGANSTPTTFCLDNVSLLEEDSVPPVDPDPVDPVVGTDQLLPNPTFDSGTSPWWTAGPVTLSSPDSNLCATVTGATANLWDVLVGHNDIPLPGETAFRLSFTASASAPVTASTKVGTYSGASTEDFIERTFAVGTMKQTYEYTFETTPAATFHLSQVQFRVGGVPEGTVICFDDVTLTGTKYTYQADTGPAVKVNQVGYLPRGPKHATVVTDAAEPLVWTLEDASGATVATGATTPAGFDASAGVDVHKIDFSDVTATGDGMRLRVGAELSHPFRIAADVFQSLRTDSLRFFYTNRSGIAIDGDIAGAEYARPAGHLNEGANQGDSNVGCLEPQTWSDGWTCSDRHDVTGGWYDAGDHGKYVVNGGIAVAQLLSAYERSLPAGTEAALGDSTLAVPERGNGTPDILDESRWELEFLLKMQVPAGDPLAGMAWHKVTDRAWTGLPLMPHEDPQERLLHRPSTAATLNLAATAAQASRLFEPYDAAFASRLREAAETAYDAALAHPDLLAPEEDGVGGGTYADDTVTDEFYWAAAELYLTTGSDRYRDEVENNPLHTADIFTAGGFYWGDVAALGRMQLARFGTDLPDIDRIRQSVVDAAEKLIADQKAQPFGQPYAPKEGLYDWGSNSAVLNNQVVLATAFDLTQRPRYADAVIEAYDYLFGRNVLGQSYVTGYGTNDSRNQHSRWYAHALDPQLPHPPIGTVAGGPNSSIQDPVASAWLAGCAPQACYVDDIGAWSVNEITVNWNSALAWVASFVADLGDGFVAVTPVAVDDTASGAPGEPITVEPLANDRAGDADIPLDAATLTLLDGTGDASARAAAAPVTSVTITGQGRYDLDGERIVFTPEADFVGTATPVTYRVADTRGTEVTATFTPTVRAAAASDPSTAVPATPGRGSLPQTGVDTSPLWAIGAAALALLGAGAYLVRRRRRAA
- a CDS encoding LPXTG cell wall anchor domain-containing protein, which produces MADYSSGSSAAILRYDPQTGELLDSMAIFPDGPESYRGYPQGLLADPDGSVWVVGHGATSALLHLTATGSEIGRYPLADGVSGYGLVRLADGRFAMLSSPDGVQTNIVTLDIATGATTLTAVPGLANPGQAGFQLNLAPDGRLLWGDRDKLRIVSVDGATVESYDIGDTANYAVIGADGLLYSANQAGDIEVRSLDDLAAPGKRIAERGVVYAPAQPMSTIAIAVAADSTVYSLGYFYGDQNGVDTIDPFRGIVALTQIWAPRISSTSTGTSALVCQPIATAPLVATGTPPVSQFEIVDGVLPAGLAFDESTGAISGTAFQPADISLIVRALNGVSPKAGATADTVALSLSVSLGQFTDTSVTVVGDSEVGALLAAETTSWQPAPQRRSYQWLRDDVLIADATGPTYRVRDEDAGHELTARVTGTADCTATASSVSSPRSISVVHESTPTPTPTPTPTPTPTPTPSADSAALLPAHLASTGNEAGVSVFVAITLLGLGTLVLIARRRRVQ
- a CDS encoding histone-like nucleoid-structuring protein Lsr2, coding for MAKQHFTRLIDDLDGEILEEGKTIHFSLEGRSYEIDLSEKNAEKLREALAPFIKAGRSIGSASRMTTRGRTSKKDTRDLGAVREWAAANGHEVSARGRVPAAVLDAYDAAH